Proteins co-encoded in one Bacteroidota bacterium genomic window:
- a CDS encoding beta-lactamase family protein, which yields MRATKIIFLLLIFLITCDRPSNLASTAPDQYASVTVPEPASIETKAAWIDSLFRQMACNNWFNGTVLYAEKGHLIYKNAFGYSKFKTRDSLNLNSAFQLASVSKMITAMSIMILKEREVLDFEDTLQKFLPDFPYQGITIRHLLTHRSGLSRYMTLAHNKWPDKSIPLSNDDMLELFEKYKPAPYFSPDNGFHYCNTNYALLASVVEKATGMPFGKFVREYIFLPLGMHDSFVYSLKNESGIPAYPPLEVMGHKNYRWRPYPVPDDYLNGVTGDKGVYASVEDLFRFDCALNDFALVSEKTLQQAFMPGSPKYWRRNDNYGFGWRIKTQEDSTVYHFGWWKGFRAYYIRDMAQGKTLIVLSNKEKGPGSAVLWNIVGDTLHPIRFQTREALFSSL from the coding sequence ATGCGCGCTACAAAGATCATTTTTTTATTACTTATTTTCCTTATTACGTGCGACCGGCCGTCGAACCTTGCTTCCACGGCTCCGGACCAATACGCTTCCGTCACGGTCCCTGAACCTGCCAGCATTGAAACCAAGGCCGCCTGGATCGACAGCCTTTTCAGGCAAATGGCTTGCAATAACTGGTTTAATGGTACCGTGCTCTACGCGGAAAAAGGACACCTGATCTATAAAAATGCTTTTGGTTACAGCAAATTTAAAACCCGCGATTCCCTTAACCTCAATTCTGCCTTTCAACTTGCATCCGTTTCGAAGATGATTACGGCAATGTCGATCATGATCCTGAAGGAAAGGGAAGTGCTGGATTTCGAAGACACACTGCAAAAGTTCCTCCCTGATTTTCCTTATCAGGGGATTACGATACGGCATCTCCTCACACACAGATCAGGCTTATCAAGATACATGACGCTGGCGCATAATAAATGGCCTGACAAAAGCATCCCGCTTTCCAACGATGATATGCTGGAACTATTTGAAAAGTATAAACCCGCCCCGTATTTTAGTCCTGATAACGGATTTCATTACTGCAACACTAACTACGCGCTATTGGCATCTGTAGTAGAAAAAGCGACAGGTATGCCATTCGGGAAATTTGTGCGGGAATACATTTTCCTGCCACTGGGTATGCACGATTCGTTTGTCTACAGTCTTAAAAATGAATCCGGCATACCGGCATATCCACCGCTTGAAGTGATGGGTCATAAGAATTACCGGTGGAGGCCCTATCCGGTTCCCGACGATTATCTGAATGGAGTTACCGGCGATAAGGGCGTTTACGCCAGTGTTGAAGACTTGTTCAGATTTGACTGTGCTCTCAATGATTTCGCCCTGGTAAGTGAAAAGACTTTACAGCAAGCATTTATGCCAGGCAGCCCGAAATACTGGAGGCGTAACGACAACTACGGTTTTGGCTGGAGGATCAAAACACAGGAAGACAGTACTGTTTATCATTTCGGCTGGTGGAAAGGATTCCGGGCTTATTATATCCGCGATATGGCCCAGGGTAAGACGCTGATCGTGCTCAGCAATAAGGAAAAAGGGCCGGGATCTGCTGTGCTCTGGAACATCGTTGGAGACACATTACACCCTATCCGATTCCAAACCCGGGAAGCACTCTTTTCAAGTTTATAA
- a CDS encoding GNAT family N-acetyltransferase yields MRIVPALTHYLEMKTKPENLPDCFPEGFVVSRLPNPDPDKYLEIYRNIGEKWKWYNRLLVSREEIQKIIQHPDTRIYILHHNGRIIGFAELDMSVAGSVEIVYFGLSEAYIGKGLGKIFFGLVLQEAWNTHPERVWLHTCELDHPAALDFYRKAGFREYHSEYVNQTIK; encoded by the coding sequence ATGAGGATTGTACCCGCATTGACCCATTATCTGGAAATGAAGACCAAACCCGAAAACCTTCCAGATTGTTTTCCGGAAGGGTTCGTGGTCAGCAGGCTACCAAACCCTGATCCTGATAAGTACCTGGAAATTTACCGTAACATTGGAGAAAAGTGGAAATGGTATAACCGGTTGCTGGTCAGCAGGGAAGAAATACAGAAAATCATACAACACCCGGATACCCGGATTTATATTTTACATCATAATGGACGAATCATTGGTTTTGCCGAACTCGACATGAGTGTGGCAGGATCGGTAGAGATCGTATACTTTGGGCTTTCAGAAGCCTATATTGGCAAGGGGCTTGGGAAAATATTCTTCGGGCTGGTTTTACAGGAAGCATGGAATACACATCCCGAAAGGGTATGGCTTCATACCTGCGAACTGGATCATCCTGCTGCCCTGGATTTTTATCGTAAAGCGGGATTCAGGGAATATCATTCAGAATATGTAAATCAAACGATTAAGTAA
- a CDS encoding response regulator transcription factor: MDSEKINILLAEDDRNLGTILKAYLEAKGFNTTLGVNGQEALKAYQKQKFDFCIIDVMMPVMDGFSLAREIRLSDKEIPILFLTAKSMQEDKLKGFEVGADDYLTKPFNMEELVARIRAILRRASESKEEPMQDVFPLGSLKFDRTRQVLLTKEKEIRLTSKESALLELLCEHLNETVDRSIALTRIWHDDSYFNARSMDVYVTKLRKYLKADPSVELMNVHGVGFKLVAAPV; the protein is encoded by the coding sequence ATGGATTCGGAGAAGATCAATATTTTACTGGCAGAAGACGACAGAAATCTGGGTACCATATTAAAAGCATATCTGGAGGCTAAAGGTTTCAACACCACCCTGGGGGTGAACGGACAGGAAGCTCTTAAGGCCTACCAGAAGCAAAAATTTGATTTTTGCATTATTGATGTGATGATGCCGGTGATGGATGGTTTTTCACTGGCGAGAGAAATACGATTATCGGATAAGGAAATACCAATACTTTTTCTTACGGCTAAATCGATGCAGGAAGATAAGCTTAAGGGATTTGAGGTTGGCGCCGATGATTACCTCACAAAGCCATTTAACATGGAAGAGTTGGTGGCAAGGATACGGGCCATTCTGCGCAGGGCTTCCGAATCGAAGGAGGAACCTATGCAGGATGTTTTTCCATTAGGTAGCCTGAAATTTGACAGGACACGACAGGTGCTTCTTACCAAAGAAAAAGAAATAAGGCTAACTTCCAAGGAATCCGCTTTACTGGAACTGTTATGCGAGCATTTAAATGAAACGGTTGACCGCAGTATTGCTTTGACCAGAATATGGCACGACGACAGTTATTTCAACGCACGCAGTATGGATGTATATGTCACTAAACTCAGAAAATATTTGAAGGCTGATCCTTCCGTTGAACTGATGAATGTGCATGGTGTCGGGTTCAAACTTGTTGCAGCTCCGGTTTAA
- a CDS encoding HAMP domain-containing histidine kinase, which produces MNKRIFLSIIVLITLALVGLMVIQVYWIKNTIAVRQANFTRSVNEAVSNVIFRLEKIEMAREMKERLDILKDEQNVPFVTDSLSVKLFREIQEITNRADLEKFFNKYFLTRDIFENILLNRPHRYVEQRLNYSLLDSLLQDEFNKKSINTDFKFGVFSPLRNKMVIISMGVDPTLLLKDGFAFTLYPSDMVSERDYLVVFFPNELRFLISQMWGLLSISSLLMIIIILSFTYTIIIILKQKKLSEMKNDFINNMTHEFKTPISTISLACQALSDNDVSKTQDLYDTYIRVINEENSRLGVMAEKILQTAILDKGQLRLNCEHFDVHEVIRDMVKKIGFQVEIKDGKINTDLKASPSVIYADKMHITNTINNILDNANKYTPQKPQILVSTENARNGITISIQDNGIGISKSNQKKIFEKLYRVSSGDVHDFKGFGLGLSYVKAIVDAHGGSVKLESELRKGTKFDVFLPYQTNKN; this is translated from the coding sequence ATGAACAAAAGAATCTTTCTTTCCATCATAGTTTTGATAACATTGGCCCTTGTGGGTTTAATGGTGATCCAGGTTTACTGGATAAAAAATACCATCGCAGTCCGGCAGGCCAACTTCACACGTAGTGTTAACGAAGCAGTATCCAATGTTATTTTCCGGCTTGAGAAAATTGAGATGGCGAGGGAAATGAAAGAACGTCTTGATATTTTAAAAGACGAGCAAAATGTACCCTTTGTTACAGATTCGCTCAGTGTTAAACTTTTCAGAGAGATCCAGGAAATTACCAACCGTGCCGACCTGGAAAAATTCTTTAATAAATATTTTCTTACCAGGGATATTTTTGAGAATATCCTTCTTAACAGGCCGCATCGTTATGTTGAACAACGATTGAATTATAGTCTTCTCGACTCCTTGTTACAGGATGAATTCAACAAAAAGAGCATCAACACGGATTTTAAATTCGGAGTTTTCAGCCCGTTGAGGAATAAAATGGTTATCATCAGCATGGGTGTTGATCCTACGCTCCTGCTCAAGGATGGCTTTGCCTTCACTTTGTATCCCAGCGATATGGTTTCGGAAAGAGATTATCTTGTGGTTTTCTTTCCCAACGAACTACGTTTCCTGATAAGCCAGATGTGGGGACTGCTTTCTATATCCTCTCTCCTTATGATCATTATTATCTTATCGTTTACTTATACCATAATTATTATCCTGAAGCAAAAGAAACTCTCTGAGATGAAGAACGACTTCATCAACAATATGACCCATGAATTTAAAACCCCGATCTCAACCATTTCTTTGGCATGCCAGGCATTGAGTGATAATGATGTCAGCAAAACGCAGGATCTGTATGATACCTATATTCGCGTTATCAACGAGGAGAATTCCCGTCTGGGAGTTATGGCTGAAAAAATACTGCAGACAGCCATCCTGGATAAAGGACAACTCCGGCTGAACTGTGAGCATTTTGATGTTCATGAGGTCATTCGCGATATGGTTAAAAAGATCGGTTTCCAGGTTGAGATAAAAGACGGAAAGATAAATACAGATCTTAAGGCCAGTCCCTCTGTGATTTATGCTGATAAAATGCATATAACCAATACCATAAATAATATCCTCGATAATGCGAATAAATACACTCCGCAGAAACCTCAGATTTTGGTCAGTACGGAGAACGCCCGCAATGGGATCACGATAAGCATACAGGATAATGGTATCGGGATCAGCAAATCGAATCAGAAGAAGATTTTTGAAAAACTCTACCGTGTGAGTTCAGGTGATGTACATGATTTCAAAGGCTTCGGCCTGGGGCTGAGTTATGTCAAAGCCATTGTGGACGCACACGGAGGATCGGTGAAGCTGGAGAGCGAATTGCGAAAAGGAACGAAATTTGATGTATTTTTACCCTATCAGACCAATAAAAACTGA